One Carassius gibelio isolate Cgi1373 ecotype wild population from Czech Republic chromosome A7, carGib1.2-hapl.c, whole genome shotgun sequence DNA window includes the following coding sequences:
- the LOC128016860 gene encoding iroquois-class homeodomain protein irx-3-like produces MSFPQLGYQYIRPIYPQDRQGIGSVRAGTDLSPSGALSNVLSTMYGSPFAAAQSYGAFLPYSNDLSIFNQLGAQYELKDSPGVQHPGFAHHHPAFYPYGQYQFGDPSRPKNATRESTSTLKAWLSEHRKNPYPTKGEKIMLAIITKMTLTQVSTWFANARRRLKKENKMTWAPRSRTDEEGNVYNSDHEGEDGDKREDEEEIDLENIDTENIENKDDLDEQDDLHSDLKLDGRSDSEISDGYEDLQGPEQRLFKAMVKDGKEIHCDRAELFHHHNHHHHHHHHNNLGQANSEPVKLNQPIINSPPSENNPPPAPKPKIWSLAETATTPDNPRKSPSSASAAQTVITPHRLLSCPVGKIQSWTNRGFTAHQLALLNSNHYLGLSNQASANGLALYSRQAEDRSQNSESPAKGTCHPH; encoded by the exons ATGTCTTTCCCACAGTTGGGATATCAGTACATTCGACCCATATATCCGCAGGACAGGCAGGGGATAGGCAGTGTCCGGGCCGGGACAGACCTGAGCCCGTCCGGAGCACTCTCTAATGTTCTCTCCACTATGTACGGATCACCTTTCGCTGCCGCACAAAGCTACGGAGCTTTTCTTCCTTATTCAAATGATCTCTCCATTTTCAACCAGCTG GGGGCACAGTATGAATTGAAGGACAGCCCGGGCGTCCAGCATCCGGGATTTGCCCACCATCATCCTGCTTTTTACCCATATGGTCAGTACCAGTTCGGAGACCCTTCCAGACCCAAAAATGCCACCAGGGAGAGCACCAGCACGCTCAAGGCCTGGTTAAGTGAGCACCGGAAAAACCCGTACCCCACTAAAGGCGAAAAGATTATGCTGGCCATTATCACTAAAATGACCCTCACTCAAGTGTCCACCTGGTTCGCCAACGCCAGGAGGAGGCTAAAGAAGGAGAACAAGATGACCTGGGCCCCACGGAGTCGCACAGACGAAGAAGGAAATGTTTACAACAGCGATCACGAGGGAGAGGACGGCGACAAACGCGAGGATGAGGAGGAAATCGATTTGGAAAATATTGACACGGAGAATATTGAGAATAAGGACGATTTAGACGAGCAGGACGATCTGCATTCTGATTTGAAACTGGACGGCAGGAGCGATTCCGAAATTTCAGACGGGTATGAGGATTTACAAGGACCGGAGCAAAGGTTGTTCAAAGCTATGGTGAAAGACGGTAAAGAGATTCACTGCGATCGCGCAGAGCTCTTTCACCAtcacaatcatcatcatcatcatcaccaccacaaCAACTTAGGACAGGCCAACAGCGAGCCGGTCAAACTCAACCAGCCCATCATCAACTCTCCGCCCTCAGAAAACAACCCACCTCCGGCTCCAAAACCTAAGATCTGGTCTTTAGCAGAGACTGCCACAACTCCAGACAATCCACGAAAATCTCCTTCCTCTGCATCCGCCGCTCAGACCGTCATCACTCCTCACAGACTCCTTTCGTGTCCCGTAGGGAAAATCCAGAGCTGGACAAATCGGGGTTTCACCGCACACCAGCTCGCCTTGCTGAACTCAAACCACTATTTAGGACTCAGTAACCAGGCTTCGGCGAATGGCCTTGCGCTGTACAGCAGACAAGCAGAGGACAGGAGTCAAaactccgagtccccagccaaaGGTACATGTCACCCACACTGA